The following proteins come from a genomic window of Lolium rigidum isolate FL_2022 chromosome 5, APGP_CSIRO_Lrig_0.1, whole genome shotgun sequence:
- the LOC124654301 gene encoding glutathione S-transferase T3-like, with product MTQSTDLSAQGPWWTPPAGIGGSAQPIPTAGNLEAYNLQTWGLDSHPPGDFLGFYTNTSSNKQAVENGTSSQPIKVGDDTNTNDCARTEKRLLWTKEEDLRLVSAWLNNSNEPIQSNYRKNKQYWKQVAAVYNSTTPKNRARLVKHVKDRFAKIKKKVAWFCASWKEANALYASDESDVDLKKRAMQTYEADHKEDGPFMFEHCWEELKEQPKWDAYLERLEDLEPV from the exons ATGACCCAATCTACAGATTTGTCGGCGCAAGGCCCTTGGTGGACACCGCCcgctggaattggaggctcagcgCAACCTATACCCACGGCTGGGAATCTTGAGGCCTACAATCTGCAAACTTG GGGATTGGATTCTCACCCGCCTGGTGATTTCCTTGGTTTCTATACGAACACATCAAGCAACAAACAAGCTGTGGAAAATGGGACTTCATCACAACCAATCAAAGTTGGTGATGACACCAACACTAATGATTGTGCAAGGACTGAAAAACGTTTGCTATGGACAAAAGAGGAGGACCTTAGATTG GTCAGTGCTTGGTTGAATAATTCAAACGAACCAATCCAATCAAATTATAGGAAGAACAAGCAATATTGGAAACAGGTTGCTGCTGTCTACAACAGTACCACACCAAAAAACAGGGCAAGgctagtcaagcatgtgaaggatCGCTTCGCGAAAATTAAGAAAAAAGTTGCATGGTTTTGTGCAAGTTGGAAGGAGGCTAATGCTTTGTATGCTAGTGACGAATCTGATGTAGATTTAAAGAAGAGAGCAATGCAAACTTATGAGGCAGATCACAAAGAAGATGGCCCATTTATGTTTGAGCACTGTTGGGAGGAACTCAAAGAGCAACCAAAATGGGACGCATATTTGGAACGCCTAGAAGATCTGGAGCCAGTGTAG